The proteins below come from a single Bacillus spongiae genomic window:
- a CDS encoding NCS2 family permease: MKKFFQFEELGTNYRREFIGGLTTFLSMAYILVVNPLTLSLQSIPDLPDAMRMDYGAVFVATALAAAIGSLIMGLLAKYPIALAPGMGLNAFFAYTVILTMGISWQSALTGVLVSGLIFIVLTVSGIREKIINAIPAELKYAVGAGIGLFITFIGLQNANIIVNNDAVLVGIGDLTNSSTLLAIFGIIVTVMFMTRGIKGGVFFGIVVTAVAGMLVGVVDTPEKVVDSVPSLEPTFGAALEPLFNDPASLFTVQMLVVVLTFLFVDFFDTAGTLVAVANQANLLKDNKLPRAGKALLADSSATVVGAILGTSTTTSYIESSAGVAAGARSGFASVVTAGFFLLSLFFFPLLEVITAAVTAPALIIVGVLMVSSLGKIDWNKFEVAVPAFLTIIAMPLTYSIATGIAIGFIFYPITMIMKGRMKDIHPIMYFMFIIFVLYFIFLV; encoded by the coding sequence ATGAAAAAGTTTTTTCAGTTTGAAGAACTAGGGACGAATTATCGCCGTGAGTTTATCGGTGGATTAACAACCTTTTTATCGATGGCCTATATTTTAGTCGTCAATCCGTTGACACTTTCGCTTCAATCTATACCAGATTTACCAGATGCAATGAGAATGGATTACGGAGCGGTGTTCGTTGCAACGGCTTTAGCCGCTGCGATTGGTTCGTTGATTATGGGATTATTGGCAAAATATCCAATTGCACTAGCACCAGGAATGGGGCTGAATGCTTTCTTTGCTTATACAGTGATCTTAACAATGGGGATCTCGTGGCAATCAGCCTTAACAGGAGTACTTGTATCAGGACTAATCTTTATCGTGCTAACCGTTTCAGGGATTCGAGAGAAGATTATTAATGCTATACCAGCTGAATTAAAATATGCGGTTGGAGCAGGTATTGGATTATTCATTACTTTTATCGGTCTTCAAAATGCTAATATTATTGTCAATAATGATGCTGTATTAGTAGGGATTGGTGATTTGACAAATAGCTCAACATTATTAGCTATTTTCGGAATTATCGTTACAGTTATGTTTATGACAAGAGGTATAAAAGGTGGCGTTTTCTTTGGAATCGTCGTTACGGCAGTGGCAGGGATGTTAGTTGGTGTTGTTGATACACCAGAAAAAGTCGTAGATTCTGTTCCTAGTTTAGAGCCAACTTTTGGCGCAGCGTTAGAACCGTTATTTAATGATCCAGCTAGTTTATTCACCGTTCAAATGCTTGTAGTCGTTTTAACATTCCTTTTTGTTGATTTCTTTGACACGGCGGGAACACTCGTTGCTGTCGCGAATCAGGCAAATTTACTAAAGGACAATAAATTACCTCGTGCCGGAAAAGCATTATTAGCAGATTCAAGTGCAACAGTAGTAGGGGCGATTTTAGGTACGTCAACTACAACCTCTTATATTGAATCATCAGCAGGGGTGGCAGCAGGGGCTCGTTCAGGGTTTGCATCCGTTGTAACCGCAGGATTTTTTCTTTTATCACTTTTCTTTTTCCCGTTACTAGAAGTGATTACAGCAGCTGTGACAGCGCCCGCTTTAATTATTGTTGGTGTACTAATGGTATCGTCGCTCGGGAAGATCGATTGGAATAAGTTCGAGGTGGCGGTTCCCGCTTTCTTAACGATTATTGCCATGCCGTTAACGTATAGTATTGCAACAGGAATTGCGATTGGTTTTATTTTCTATCCTATTACGATGATTATGAAAGGACGAATGAAAGATATTCATCCGATCATGTATTTCATGTTTATCATTTTTGTCCTGTACTTTATCTTTTTAGTGTAA
- the guaA gene encoding glutamine-hydrolyzing GMP synthase, whose protein sequence is MVVVLDFGSQYNQLITRRIREMGVYSELHPHTITAAEIKEMNPAGIIFSGGPNSVYGENAFSCDEEIFELGIPILGICYGMQLMTVHFGGKVERATHREYGKATMEMTEPSALFKELPNEQVVWMSHGDLVVEAPAGFTINGTSPSCPIASMSDETRKLYAVQFHPEVRHSVYGNEVIKNFVFEVCQCLGNWSMENFIEVEMEKIRATVGDKKVLCALSGGVDSSVVAVLIHKAIGDQLTCIFVDHGLLRKGEAEDVMNTFSKGFNMNVIKVDAKDRFLQKLEGVSDPEQKRKIIGNEFIYVFDDESAKLEGIDFLAQGTLYTDIIESGTATAQTIKSHHNVGGLPEDMAFQLIEPLNTLFKDEVRALGTELGIPDDIVWRQPFPGPGLGIRVLGAISEDKLEIVRESDAILREEIKKAGLDRDIWQYFTVLPDIRSVGVMGDERTYDYTIGIRAVTSIDGMTSDWARIPWEVLEVISTRIVNEVDHINRVVYDITSKPPATIEWE, encoded by the coding sequence ATGGTAGTCGTATTAGATTTTGGCAGTCAGTATAATCAATTAATTACAAGAAGAATTAGGGAAATGGGGGTTTATAGTGAATTACACCCACATACCATTACAGCAGCAGAAATTAAGGAAATGAATCCAGCAGGAATTATTTTTTCTGGCGGTCCGAATTCTGTCTACGGAGAAAATGCCTTTTCTTGTGATGAGGAAATCTTTGAACTTGGAATACCGATTCTAGGGATTTGCTATGGGATGCAGCTGATGACTGTACATTTTGGCGGTAAAGTTGAAAGAGCTACACATAGAGAATATGGGAAAGCAACAATGGAAATGACCGAACCGTCCGCTTTATTTAAAGAGCTTCCAAATGAACAAGTCGTATGGATGAGCCATGGAGACCTTGTTGTGGAAGCACCAGCTGGTTTTACGATAAATGGAACAAGTCCATCTTGCCCGATTGCGTCCATGAGTGATGAAACTCGTAAGCTATATGCTGTTCAATTTCACCCAGAAGTTCGTCATTCAGTATATGGAAACGAAGTCATCAAAAACTTTGTGTTTGAAGTGTGCCAGTGTCTAGGTAACTGGTCAATGGAAAACTTTATTGAAGTGGAAATGGAAAAAATACGCGCAACTGTCGGGGATAAAAAAGTGTTATGTGCCTTAAGTGGCGGTGTTGATTCATCCGTAGTAGCGGTTCTAATTCACAAAGCAATAGGGGACCAATTAACTTGTATTTTTGTTGACCACGGTCTTCTTCGTAAAGGTGAAGCAGAAGATGTGATGAACACTTTCTCTAAAGGGTTTAATATGAACGTGATCAAAGTCGACGCGAAAGATCGTTTCCTTCAAAAGTTAGAAGGTGTATCTGACCCTGAACAAAAGCGTAAAATTATTGGGAATGAATTTATCTATGTTTTTGATGACGAATCAGCAAAATTAGAGGGAATTGACTTTTTAGCACAAGGAACGTTGTATACAGATATTATTGAAAGTGGTACAGCAACTGCCCAAACAATTAAGTCCCACCATAATGTCGGCGGCTTACCTGAAGATATGGCATTTCAATTAATTGAGCCATTAAATACACTTTTTAAAGATGAAGTTCGTGCATTAGGAACAGAGTTAGGTATCCCAGATGACATCGTATGGCGTCAACCGTTCCCAGGACCAGGGTTAGGGATTCGAGTACTTGGAGCCATTAGTGAAGATAAGTTAGAGATTGTTCGTGAATCTGATGCGATTTTGCGTGAGGAAATTAAAAAAGCAGGATTAGACCGTGATATTTGGCAATACTTCACTGTCCTCCCTGATATTCGCAGTGTTGGTGTGATGGGAGATGAAAGAACGTATGATTACACAATTGGTATTCGGGCTGTTACATCAATTGATGGCATGACTTCTGACTGGGCACGAATCCCTTGGGAAGTACTTGAAGTTATTTCGACTCGAATTGTGAATGAAGTCGATCACATTAATCGTGTCGTGTATGACATTACGAGTAAGCCACCTGCGACAATCGAGTGGGAATAA
- a CDS encoding transglutaminase domain-containing protein: MNEYVQKNWKQVVFLFIGFVFIGEWLRPLEVVTDTGDIFYFLVFVLVSFVLLYFHINRWLSYTIKLLIILFSINRIHFDIPIIQFEWVGMFLNDIIVGTGRLVSQEWMLLPNPFRTILFFTLLWIMTYLVHYWLNVKKSMFLFFILTLVYITVLDTFTEYDAKISMVRTIILGFLLLGILAFEKLAVKENIQASAQVFQRWIIPLVVIVSITSLFAYAAPKAEQPKWPDPVPFFKSLNPNSGSGLGGVKKAGYGEDDSQLGGPYIGDATIVYETEVQEKHYWKIETKEYYTGKGWITKTDQTNTQELEDGISPLPPDPTKPSVTESVRGLTNFYPHVAYPYGFERVTFDSKPNYQVDYHPYTEKLRPLAKGEPVSITNYTVQYRKPVYRIDKMENITSIEDVNDMEELSESEVIEAKSIYEVYTQLPALLPDRVKELAEEITEESSNWYEMTKEVEQYFDNNGFVYEETDVLTPGDEEDYVDQFLFESQQGYCDNFSSSMVVLLRSVGVPARWVKGFTGGEFVKNLEEGKSQFNVTNNNAHSWVEVYFPGVGWVPFEPTIGFDNNVSYQKITETRNIDSEDTATEASAPVDQQDVQRNQILPDEDVGGEESVTDETVVTKIKNYILNNWFKLFVLLTVVSGTIVYIFVKRSRWIPYLLLIRYKFRKQDLSKAYIALLKQFERFGLKMEEGQTLREYAHYIDSFFGTREMTTLTREYEKQLYGNSEEANWIEMRELWENLIKRTTG; the protein is encoded by the coding sequence CTATACGATTAAATTATTGATTATCTTATTTAGTATAAATCGTATCCATTTTGATATTCCTATTATTCAGTTTGAATGGGTGGGGATGTTCCTAAATGACATTATAGTAGGCACGGGAAGGCTAGTGAGTCAGGAGTGGATGTTACTTCCGAATCCGTTTCGAACGATTCTCTTTTTTACGCTATTATGGATAATGACGTATTTAGTTCACTATTGGTTGAATGTTAAAAAAAGCATGTTTCTTTTTTTTATTTTGACACTAGTGTATATTACGGTGCTCGATACGTTTACTGAATATGATGCAAAAATATCAATGGTTCGGACCATTATCCTTGGCTTTTTGTTATTAGGAATATTGGCATTTGAAAAACTTGCGGTTAAAGAGAATATTCAAGCTTCCGCACAAGTTTTCCAGCGGTGGATTATTCCGTTAGTGGTCATTGTTTCGATTACTTCCTTGTTTGCATACGCAGCCCCAAAGGCTGAGCAACCGAAATGGCCCGATCCCGTTCCTTTTTTTAAGAGTTTAAACCCGAACAGCGGTAGCGGTTTAGGTGGTGTGAAAAAAGCAGGATATGGGGAAGATGATTCTCAATTAGGTGGTCCATATATTGGAGATGCCACCATTGTTTATGAGACTGAGGTGCAAGAAAAGCATTATTGGAAAATAGAAACAAAGGAATACTATACTGGAAAGGGCTGGATTACAAAAACCGATCAAACAAATACGCAAGAATTAGAAGATGGAATATCACCATTGCCTCCAGACCCGACCAAACCATCGGTAACGGAATCAGTAAGAGGGTTAACTAATTTTTACCCGCATGTTGCGTACCCATACGGCTTTGAACGAGTCACCTTCGATTCTAAGCCAAACTATCAAGTAGATTATCATCCATATACAGAAAAGCTACGTCCACTTGCAAAGGGAGAGCCGGTTAGTATTACGAATTATACAGTTCAGTATCGAAAGCCCGTTTATAGAATTGATAAAATGGAAAATATCACTAGCATTGAGGATGTTAATGATATGGAAGAATTAAGCGAAAGTGAAGTAATAGAAGCTAAAAGTATATATGAGGTCTATACACAACTTCCTGCTCTTTTGCCTGACCGTGTAAAGGAATTAGCAGAAGAAATAACAGAAGAATCAAGCAACTGGTATGAGATGACAAAAGAGGTAGAACAGTATTTTGACAATAATGGGTTTGTGTATGAAGAGACAGACGTACTTACACCGGGTGATGAGGAGGATTATGTTGATCAGTTTTTATTCGAGTCACAACAAGGGTACTGTGATAACTTTTCAAGCTCAATGGTTGTGTTGCTCCGCTCCGTTGGTGTACCTGCTCGGTGGGTAAAAGGATTTACAGGCGGTGAGTTTGTAAAAAATTTAGAGGAAGGGAAAAGTCAATTCAATGTAACGAATAATAATGCCCATTCATGGGTTGAAGTGTATTTCCCTGGGGTAGGATGGGTTCCATTTGAACCGACAATAGGGTTTGATAATAATGTAAGCTATCAGAAAATAACGGAAACGAGAAATATAGACAGTGAAGATACAGCTACTGAAGCATCTGCTCCTGTAGATCAACAAGATGTTCAAAGAAATCAAATTTTACCAGATGAAGACGTTGGAGGGGAAGAATCTGTAACGGACGAAACAGTGGTAACAAAAATAAAAAATTATATTTTGAATAACTGGTTTAAACTGTTTGTGCTGCTGACGGTTGTGAGTGGAACGATTGTTTATATATTTGTAAAAAGAAGCAGATGGATCCCATATTTATTATTAATCAGGTATAAATTTAGAAAGCAGGATTTATCAAAAGCGTATATCGCGCTGCTTAAACAATTTGAACGATTTGGGTTAAAAATGGAAGAAGGACAAACGTTACGTGAATATGCTCACTATATTGATTCATTTTTTGGAACAAGAGAGATGACGACCCTCACAAGGGAATACGAAAAACAATTATATGGAAACAGTGAGGAAGCTAATTGGATTGAAATGAGAGAATTATGGGAAAATTTAATTAAAAGAACAACGGGTTGA
- the glcT gene encoding glucose PTS transporter transcription antiterminator GlcT has protein sequence MENYKVKKVLNNNVLIGVHPQYEEVVLIGKGIGFNQKVGNNIHGETVEKTFVLKNETEQEQYKKLLPYLDEEMLHVIISAIELIRERTNTFLNEHIHVALTDHILFAIHRLMRGLAINNPFLMETKVLYPFEYEIAREVIELINELASVQLPEGEIGFIALHIHSAMVDKKISEVNQHSQLVSSLIDRIEEQFKIKLDKESVDYLRLVRHLRYTIERVVRGEKVEEPEKIEKLLKKEYPLCYNLSWKLIKMMQQTLKKTVYDAEAVYLTMHLQRIQKKIK, from the coding sequence ATGGAAAACTATAAAGTGAAGAAGGTTTTGAATAATAATGTCCTGATTGGTGTCCATCCCCAGTACGAAGAAGTCGTTCTAATCGGAAAAGGCATTGGCTTTAATCAAAAAGTGGGCAATAATATTCATGGTGAAACGGTCGAAAAAACCTTCGTGTTAAAAAATGAAACAGAGCAAGAACAATATAAAAAACTCCTTCCTTATTTAGATGAAGAAATGCTACATGTCATTATTTCCGCAATTGAATTGATTCGAGAACGAACAAATACGTTTTTAAATGAACATATCCATGTTGCGTTAACCGATCATATTTTATTTGCTATTCATCGCCTAATGAGAGGGCTTGCTATTAACAACCCTTTTTTAATGGAAACGAAAGTACTCTATCCTTTTGAATATGAAATTGCTCGTGAAGTCATCGAGCTCATTAATGAATTGGCTTCCGTCCAACTTCCAGAAGGAGAAATTGGATTTATTGCGCTTCATATTCATAGTGCGATGGTCGATAAAAAAATATCCGAAGTGAATCAGCATTCTCAGCTAGTATCAAGCCTAATAGATAGAATTGAAGAGCAATTTAAAATTAAGCTTGATAAGGAGAGTGTTGATTATTTGCGGTTAGTTCGGCACCTACGGTATACGATTGAACGGGTGGTGAGAGGGGAGAAGGTAGAGGAGCCAGAAAAAATTGAAAAGTTATTGAAAAAAGAGTATCCTCTGTGCTATAATCTCTCATGGAAGCTCATCAAAATGATGCAGCAAACGCTGAAAAAAACTGTATATGATGCAGAAGCCGTTTATTTAACTATGCATCTGCAGCGTATTCAAAAGAAAATTAAATAG